One region of Labrus bergylta chromosome 23, fLabBer1.1, whole genome shotgun sequence genomic DNA includes:
- the prickle1b gene encoding prickle-like protein 1b, giving the protein MNLERSERGERPSARGLEMDPRTVGKMGKTSVGFQRSSTSDDDSGCALEEYAWVPPGLRPEQVQMYFSCLPEDKVPYVNSPGEKHRIRQLLYQLPPHDNELRYCHSLSEEEKRELHMFSAQRKREALGRGTPKILPRALQHTRCENCAGGINGGEMAIFASRAGPSPCWHPACFVCSTCQELLVDLIYFSQNGKILCGRHHAELLKPRCSSCDEIIFADECTEAEGRHWHMKHFACFECETMLGGQRYIMKDGRPFCCGCFESLYAEYCEACGENIGVDHAQMTYEGVHWHATDQCFCCAQCKTSLLGCPFLPKQGHIYCSKACSQGEDIHASDSSDSAFQSARSRESRRSVRMGKSSRPAEQWRQSQVLNSAATVSSLEFKFGDGERDGHADCDIGIVGRKLAHLGLEEERFWRDREEQDAGGEEDPEEWAQHDDYMTQLLLKFGDHGMLHQLQQPSLKSPSPSSDRNRIISVSDPWLKPDSTSMRVTASSPTPASPTQSQISSQSRANSLSPGLMSKKNLPEMYWAQSQDGMGDSAYGSHPGPASARKIQELELDQDQDQSGTGRQAFWSDNRQWYDDSLECIADELRRVGQGAGDSMDSLALSNITGASVDGECRDRPIVYTLAMQDPLVADDCEKMSNMGTFNSSHLHHSANSLILNMEKGDEEELALAMRGGTTGGLTPLSPQSEGLPSSFVHAPALRRSKSQSRPPQMVKFSEDTVDNGYNDGFDVNIRRHPMSEKPQRRVFCPDETGRDRGRPASHHGRSRQHHNHHGQGRHHKGRKTRSDNNLHMVPLEKVQRPFEHQQQGLANPLCNPMLLQNPAHRLPMAYSQSRSDFMPQGAVQGNPHVEHYMGLYRDEDDCCSTCSSSSSDSEEEGYFLGQPIPQPRAVGRYYAEDYPTRVTAISSQFHGSQTGRRKGHRSKNCIIS; this is encoded by the exons ATGAACCTGGAGCGAAGTGAAAGAGGGGAGCGTCCCTCTGCTCGAGGCCTGGAGATGGACCCTCGCACTGTGGGGAAGATGGGGAAGACGAGCGTGGGCTTCCAGAGGAGCTCCACCTCGGATGACGACTCTGGTTGTGCGCTGGAGGAGTACGCGTGGGTGCCACCAGGACTCAGACCTGAGCAG GTGCAGATGTATTTCTCCTGTCTACCAGAGGACAAGGTGCCGTATGTGAACAGCCCCGGAGAGAAGCACCGGATCCGACAACTCCTCTACCAACTGCCGCCGCACGACAATGAG CTGCGTTACTGCCACTCTCTCAGCgaagaggaaaagagggagCTCCATATGTTCAGCGcccagaggaagagagaggcaCTTGGGAGAGGAACACCCAAGATCCTGCCCCGGGCTCTGCAACACACACGCTGTGAAAAT TGTGCCGGTGGTATCAACGGAGGGGAGATGGCAATTTTTGCCTCCAGAGCTGGGCCGAGCCCCTGCTGGCACCCAGCATGCTTTGTGTGTTCCACGTGTCAAGAGCTTCTGGTGGATCTGATCTATTTCTCCCAAAATGGCAAGATCCTCTGCGGAAGACACCATGCTGAGCTTCTCAAACCTCGATGCTCTTCTTGTGATGAG ATCATCTTTGCGGATGAGTGCACTGAAGCAGAGGGTCGTCACTGGCACATGAAGCACTTTGCCTGTTTCGAGTGTGAAACAATGCTTGGTGGGCAGCGCTACATCATGAAAGATGGGAGGCCATTCTGCTGTGGCTGCTTTGAGTCACTGTATGCAGAGTATTGCGAGGCCTGTGGTGAAAATATTG GTGTAGACCATGCCCAGATGACCTATGAAGGTGTACACTGGCACGCCACAGATCAGTGCTTTTGTTGTGCCCAGTGCAAGACATCATTGCTGGGCTGTCCCTTCCTTCCAAAGCAGGGTCACATCTATTGCTCAAAGGCATGCAGCCAGGGGGAAGATATCCATGCATCAGACTCATCTGATTCTGCCTTCCAGTCCGCCCGGTCTCGTGAATCCCGGCGTAGTGTCCGCATGGGGAAGAGTAGCAGGCCTGCTGAACAGTGGAGACAGTCGCAGGTGCTTAACTCCGCTGCCACCGTCTCCTCGCTTGAGTTTAAGTTTGGAGATGGAGAGCGAGATGGACATGCTGATTGTGACATTGGAATTGTAGGGCGCAAACTGGCCCATCTAGGcttggaggaggagagattcTGGAGGGATCGGGAGGAACAGGATGCTGGTGGAGAGGAGGATCCAGAGGAGTGGGCCCAGCATGATGACTATATGACCCAGCTCCTGCTCAAGTTTGGTGACCATGGGATGTTACACCAACTTCAACAGCCATCCCTTAAATCTCCTAGCCCGAGCAGTGACAGAAACAGGATAATTAGTGTCTCTGATCCCTGGCTTAAGCCTGACAGTACATCCATGAGGGTAACAGCCTCTTCTCCCACCCCTGCAAGTCCTACACAGAGCCAGATTTCCAGTCAGTCTCGAGCCAACAGCCTTAGCCCTGGACTAATGAGCAAGAAGAACCTGCCTGAAATGTACTGGGCACAATCCCAGGACGGGATGGGAGACTCAGCCTACGGGAGTCACCCAGGTCCTGCCAGTGCAAGAAAGATTCAAGAGCTAGAGTTAGACCAGGATCAGGACCAATCTGGGACAGGGAGACAGGCCTTCTGGTCAGACAACAGGCAGTGGTATGATGACTCCCTCGAGTGTATTGCTGACGAGCTGAGGAGAGTTGGACAGGGTGCTGGAGACTCCATGGACTCCCTGGCACTTTCAAACATCACTG GTGCATCAGTGGATGGAGAATGCAGGGACAGACCTATAGTCTACACCCTTGCCATGCAGGATCCTTTGGTGGCAGATGACTGCGAGAAGATGAGCAACATGGGAACTTTTAATTCCTCTCATCTTCACCACAGTGCCAACTCTCTAATCCTAAATATGGAGAAGGGAGACGAAGAGGAGTTAGCACTGGCAATGCGGGGAGGCACAACAGGAGGACTTACCCCATTGTCCCCACAATCAGAAGGTCTCCCTTCCTCCTTTGTCCATGCCCCAGCTCTGAGAAGGAGCAAGTCTCAATCCAGGCCTCCTCAAATGGTCAAGTTCTCAGAAGATACAGTGGACAATGGATATAATGATGGGTTTGATGTCAATATTAGAAGACATCCTATGAGTGAGAAGCCACAGCGTAGGGTATTCTGCCCCGATGAAACAGGCAGAGATAGAGGCCGCCCAGCGAGCCACCATGGACGTAGCAGGCAGCATCACAACCATCATGGCCAAGGCCGTCACCACAAGGGCCGCAAGACACGATCAGACAACAACCTTCACATGGTTCCTTTGGAGAAAGTACAGAGGCCCTTTGAGCACCAACAGCAAGGTCTGGCAAACCCCCTTTGTAATCCAATGCTGCTACAGAATCCAGCACACAGACTTCCCATGGCCTATTCCCAGTCAAGGTCCGACTTTATGCCTCAGGGTGCAGTTCAAGGAAACCCACACGTTGAACATTACATGGGTCTTTACAGAGACGAAGACGACTGTTGCTCTACCTGCTCTTCCTCATCATCGGACTCTGAAGAGGAGGGCTATTTTCTTGGTCAGCCAATCCCTCAACCAAGAGCAGTTGGGCGCTACTATGCTGAGGACTACCCAACAAGGGTTACAGCCATCTCTTCACAATTCCATGGCTCACAGACTGGTCGCAGAAAGGGTCATCGTTCCAAAAACTGTATAATTTCTTAA